The genome window CAAAATTTTATCTGCATTCTCAACCATAGACCGGAATTTGTAGATTTTAAATGGCTTCCCATGCCAGCCGATCCGTTCCTGCTTATAAAACAGTGGTCCCTTATTATCACCAAAACGGTTCATTATAAAAACAGCTAAAAACACTGGGCTAAAGCAAACTAATGCTCCTGATGATAGCACAACATCAAAGAACCTCTTCCAGAAAAGGTAGCTCTTAGATTGTTGTTTAATTTTTACCTTCTCACTCATGATTCTCAACCCTACTTTTTCTCTTTAATAATATATATCGGTCGTTTCTTTGTCTGCATATATATCCGACCAATGTAGCGACCTACTATTCCGAGGCAAAGTAACTGGATACCGCCGAGGAATAAAATAATACAAACCATTGACGCCCAGCCAAAAGCACTACTAGCAGGCTCAATAATCTTTCTTATTATAACAATAATCATCCCGATAATGGAGATGAATGCCGTTAATCCACCAGCCCAGGTCGCAATTGCCAAGGGAGCTTCAGAAAAATCAGTAATCCCGTCAATCGCATACTTAAATAACTTCCAGGTCGACCAATCTGTTGTCCCAGCAACTCGTTCAACATTTTTATAGGGAAGATACTTAGTTTTAAAACCAACCCAGTTAAAAATACCTTTTGAGAACCGGTTATATTCAGTTAACGATAACACTGCATCCACCATCTGGCGCGTCATCATCCGGTAGTCCCGGGCTCCAGAGACAATTTTAGTATCAGAAATCTTATTGATAACATTATAGAATTGG of Limosilactobacillus reuteri subsp. reuteri contains these proteins:
- a CDS encoding glycosyltransferase family 2 protein translates to MPKLSIVVPCYNEEETIPLFYPAVEKVVKQMPVDTEYWFVNDGSSDGTLAELRKLHEQDPEQVHYVSFSRNFGKEAGLYAGLQAATGDYVVVMDADLQDPPEYLPEMYKAISTGEYDCVGMRRTDRKGEAKFKSFLSNQFYNVINKISDTKIVSGARDYRMMTRQMVDAVLSLTEYNRFSKGIFNWVGFKTKYLPYKNVERVAGTTDWSTWKLFKYAIDGITDFSEAPLAIATWAGGLTAFISIIGMIIVIIRKIIEPASSAFGWASMVCIILFLGGIQLLCLGIVGRYIGRIYMQTKKRPIYIIKEKK